TCGGCCGGTTTGGGCTCATGGTCCTGCTCGTGGGCCTGTTGTACTTGGTGGTGAACGCCTTCTTAGCTGGCGGGGCATTCGGTTCATACGCGGCAGAACGACAGAAGCAGACCATGACCCGCATGTTCGCCGCAGCGGGCCAGTTCTTCGCCCGTTTCTTGAGCCTGGTGGCCATGGCCGTCTTTTTCTACTTCCTTGTGTACAAGGGCGCGGGAGGGTTGGTGCGGAATACCGTAACGCAGCTTTCGGAAGGGCTTGCCACGGAGCGGGCGGCTTTCTTCGTCAGCGGTTTAGGAACCCTTGTTGTGTTTTTCCTGCTCACGTTCGTGAACCTCGTTTTTGACTATGCCAAGGCAGTGGTCGTCCACGAGAACCGTCAGTCAGCAGCAGAGGCACTTTGGATTGCTACCAAGTTCGTCGTTGGCCATTTAGGCAAGTGCCTGGGGCTGTACTGGCTGCTTGGGATTGCCGGGGGAGTTGCAGTGTTCCTGTTGTTTGGGCTTGTCTCGCTCATTCCGCAGAGCAAAGGAGGGGGAATATTTGTCGCCTTCCTCGTGTTCCAGTTGCTGGTCATGGTCAAAGTGTTTGTTCGCCTGTTGTTCTACTCAAGCCAGTTGGTTGCCTATCGCACGGCCAAGGCGGAGGTTCGTCGATTGCCCAAGGCATGAGGCGACGTCGGCACGCCAAGTGCAGGGGAGGGTGCGATTCATGAGGGTTGAAAGCTACCGTTTCGGTCAAATCGTCATTGACGGCGCCACTTATGATCGCGACCTAATCATTCGCCCAGGGGGGATTGTACCCGACTGGTGGCGCAAAGAGGGCCACAAGCTGCAGCCCGTGGACATTGAGGAGGTCCTCCGGAGCGACAAACCGGAACTCCTCATCGTTGGCACCGGCAAGTATGGACTGATGAGGGTGCTCCCGGAGACTGTGCAACTCCTTCGCGAGCACGGCGTCGAGCTGGTTGCAGCGCGCACAGACGAAGCGGTGGAGAAGTTCAACGCTGTTGCGGGCACCAAACGAGTGGTGGCCGCGTTCCACCTGACCTGCTGAGCTCCAGCGCAAGGTGGGCAATTCGCTTCAGGGAGTTTCCAAAGCTGAGGAAGTGAGGAACAGCGTGCGCTATCGGTTTTGCCCGGCGTGTGGGGAGACACTGCACAGGAGGGAGCTGGAAGGCCGCGAACGGCTGGTGTGCGGCGAGTGCGGGTTTGTGCACTATGAGAATCCGGTGCCGGCCGTTGGCGTGGTCGTAGTCGACGATGGGCGATTTCTCCTCGTTAAGCGAAAGTATGCCCCAAAGCAGGGCATGTGGAGCCTACCCGCGGGCTTCATGGAAATTGACGAAACGCCCATTCAGACGGCGGTGAGGGAGGCACGCGAGGAGACGGGCCTGGAGGTGCGCGTCGGTCCTTTGCTGGGAGTCTACGCCGGCGACGACGATCCACGCGTCCGGGTGGTGCTCATCGTCTACAAGGCAGAAATCATCGGCGGCAAGCTGGTTGCAGGCGACGATGCCGAAGAGGCACGCTTTTTCCCGGTGAGTGAGCCGCTTCCGGAAATGGCGTTTGCCAGCCACTGTCGTGTGCTGCAGGAAGTGGCTCGCCAGTTGCGGGAGGGCACAGACTGATAGGTGCGAGAGTTGACGCGCGGACAGCGCATGTCGCAATCGAAAACCCTTGAGAGTTTGTGCGATAACCAGCATAAAAGGCGTTGCGAAGCATTATTGCGTCATGCTCTTTAGGCGATGTGCGAGTGAAGATCTCTGTGTCCGCCAATAGTGGCGCGTGTGTCACATGTGGGGGCCAGGGTCGTGACGCCGAAGCGAGGTGGCAGGGTTTGCATCCGCTTTGCCCGCCGGGGATCTCGGTGAGGGAGGCGCGCGCCCTGCAAGTAGAGATGGCGCGGCTTCTGCGAGAGGGGGAGCCTTTTGATGGGCCGATCGCCACGGTCGCTGCCGGAGATGTGGCATATGCGCACCAGGGGGACACGGCCTGGGCGGCGGTGGTGCTCTGTAAAATGCCGGACCTGTGTCTGATCGAGTTCGCCCTAGTAAAAGAGAGTGTTTCGTTTCCTTACGTTCCCGGTCTTCTGTCTTTTCGCGAAGGTCCGGCTTTGCTCAAGGCCTTTTCCCTGCTGAGCGCCAAGCCCGACGTGGCGCTATTTGATGGTCAAGGTACCGCACATCCGCGTGGGCTCGGCTTGGCCAGCCACGTTGGACTGTGTCTGGGCCTGCCCACAGTGGGGTGCGCGAAAAGCCGCCTTGTCGGCGAGCATGGGCCGGTGGGCATGGAGAGAGGAGCCATCAGCTGGCTCATGTTCAATGGACAGAGGGTCGGGGCTGCGGTTCGCACGCGGGCTGGCGTAAAGCCAGTGTACGTCTCTGCAGGCTATCGCACGAGTCAAGAGCGGGCCGTCGAAGTGGTGCTGGCCACCTGTGCTGGTTATCGATTGCCTGAGCCTCTTCGCCAGGCTCATTTGTTGGCCAGTAGATGGCGGGACAGCGAGGAGTGAGCGTGGCGCGTACTGGGCTCGTCTACGATCCCACCTTTCTTGCCCACCGGGTGAGCAGCCTGCACCCGGAACAACCGGCGCGCCTCCAGGCCGTCATCGGTGCCTTGGAGGAAACAGGCCTCCTGGAGAAGTTGACGGTGTTGGCGCCCCGGCCTGCCGAGCTCGAGGAGCTGACCACGGTCCATGCTGCGGACTATGTGGAGAGGGTAAGGCAGGCCTGTGCGCGCGGGGACGGCTTTCTCGATTCTCTTGACACCGAAATCTGTCCGGATTCCTTCCTGGCAGCCAAGCTGGCTGCTGGGGCTGCGCTCTCCGCCGTGGATGCCGTGGTCGAAGGCAAGGTTGACAATGCCTTCTGTGCGGTTCGGCCGCCTGGCCACCATGCGACACACGCTAAGGCGATGGGGTTTTGCATTTTCAACAATGTGGCCATAGCTGCGCGCCACTTACAGCGGGTCCACGGGGTGGAACGCGTTCTGATCGTCGATTGGGATGTCCATCACGGCAACGGGACGCAGGAGGCGTTCTACGGCGATGAGACAGTTTTCTACTTCTCCGTGCATCGCTACCCGTACTACCCGGGCACAGGGGCAGCCAGCGAGACTGGCGAAGGTAGGGGCAAAGGCTTTACCCTCAATGTGCCCTTGCCAGCGGGCGCTGATGACGGCATTTACCAAAAAGTCTTCCAAGAGAAACTGCTCCCGGAAGCGAAGCTGTTTCATCCAGACTTTGTGTTGATCTCTGCCGGTTTTGACCCACATCATGCAGACCCACTCGGTGGGATGCGCCTCACCGAGGAGGGGTTCAGAGCGATGCTTCGAGTAATACTGGAGGTTGCCAGCTTAACCTGCGGTGGGAAAGTCGTCTCGGTCCTGGAAGGCGGCTATCACTTGGAGGCGCTGCGCACCTGCGTCTGCGACCACATCGCGATGCTTTTGGCCTGTTGATCTGTTTGGTCTGATGGCAAGCGAAAAGCGCTCTGGGGAAGTGGGAGCGAGAAAGGGACAGAATTGAGATTGTACTGCCGAAGTGAGGTGAGTGACGGTGAGAGTTTTGTATGTCACAGCCCTGGCAGCGGCTGTGATTATCGCCGGAGAGGCCTGCGTGAAGGGTCCGAAGACTGAACAGCGTGGCAGGCAAGCAAAGACCAGCGAGGCGGAGTTCGCGGAGCAGCGTCTCCGCATGGTAGAATCGCAGATTGCGGCCCGTGGGATAAAGGATCGTCTCGTCTTGGAGGCCATGCGCAAGGTCCCACGCCACCTGTTTGTCCCGGAGAACCTGCGGGACTCTGCGTATGACGATTCGCCACTGCCTATTGGACATGGGCAGACCATCTCGCAACCGTACATCGTCGCCTTCATGACCGAGTGCCTGAGGCTGAAAGGAGGGGAGCGCGTCCTGGAAGTGGGCACCGGGTCGGGATACCAGGCGGCGGTTCTGGCAGAGATTGTCGACTCGGTCTTTTCCATCGAGATCGTGGGCGATCTGGCCCTGCAGGCGAAAGAGCGTCTCAAGAGCCTGGGCTACAAGAATGTCGACGTGCGCCAGGGGGATGGCTACCGCGGTCTGCCTGACAAGGCGCCCTTCGACGCCATCATTGTGACGGCTGCACCTGACCACGTCCCACAACCCTTGGTGCAACAGCTCAAGGTTGGTGGCAGAATGGTTATCCCCGTAGGCTCAATGTACCAAGAGCTCGTCGTGGTCACCAAGCTGGACGAGCAACGGGTGAAGGAGGAGTCGGTGCTGCCGGTGCGCTTCGTACCGATGACCGGCGAGGCTGAGCGCAAGCCCCACCACCGGAATTGATCGGGAGGTAACGCGAGCCCCCTTTGCTCGCGAGACACGCGGCACACAGCAAATGAAGAAGGTGCTGACCGAAAAGGATGTTCTCAGGGCCAACAAGGACGGGCGCCGTGAGATTCTGCTCGATGCAGATGGAGTCATCACGCCCGCGGCCGCTGATACCGCGCGGCGCTTGGGCATCGTCGTGAAAAGAGAGGGCGAGAGGTTCGCCAGGTTGACTCGCCCGGTCGTGGCCACAGCGGAAGTCGCGGCCACAATCTCCTTAGGCAGCGACCATGCAGGCCTTGGCCTCAAGGAGTTCTTGAGAACTTTGCTTGCGGGTGAGGGGTTCCGGGTAGTCGATAGGGGTGCTTTCGATGAGACACCAGTAGATTACCCGGACATCGCTGTCCAGGTGGCGCAGGACGTGGCGCGGCGCCGTGCCTGGCGCGGCATAGTGATTGACGGGGCAGGGATCGGTTCGGCAATCGTGGCGAACAAGTTGCCCGGCATCCGGGCGGCCACCTGTGCCAGCGTCGAGGCGGCCAGAAGCAGCCGCGAGCACAACGATGCCAACATCCTGGCTCTCGGATCTCGCATGGTAGACCAAGAGACGGCGGCCCAGATCGTCCGCGTGTGGTTGACTACCGACTTTGGCGGTGGGCGGCACGAACGGCGCCTCAAGAAGATCGAGAAGATCGAGCGGCGCTACCTTCGCGGCTGAAGAACCTTGGGTCAGGCGCGCCTGGACTTGAGAGGCCAGAACGGGCCTGTTCCCCGCATGCGCTCGAATTGCACCACTCGGTCGGGAGCGTTTCGCCATCGCGGGGGTGAGGCCTAGCACGCCCTTTTTGCCTGCGAAAATGAGCCTCGCCAGCAAATTCCGCTTGACTTTGTGGGGGAAAAGTGTATCTTTCTACCCGACGTTTTTTGGGAACGACAAGAAAGGCTTGATGACGAAGGGAGGACAGACGACATGGCCAAGTTGAGCATCGATGATTTGGACCTGAAAGGCAAACGCGTCCTTATGCGCGTTGATTTCAATGTGCCCCTCACTGCGGACCTGAAGGTTGCCGATGATACTCGTATCCGTGCGGCCCTTCCTAGCATCAAGAAGGTAGTCGACGCCGGTGGCATGGCTATCCTGATGTCGCACCTGGGCAGACCCAAGGGCCAGGTCAAGGAAGAGATGCGTCTCCGTCCCGCTGCAGCTCGGCTCAGTGAGCTGCTGGGACGAGAAGTGAAGATGGCCCCCGACTGCGTGGGTCCCGAGGTGGAAGCCATGGTTGCCGCCATGAAACCAGGCGACGTGCTGATGCTGGAGAACCTGCGCTTCCACAAAGCAGAGACGGACAACGACCCCGAGTTTGCCAAGCAGCTCGCCAAGCTCGGTGACGTGTACGTGAACGATGCTTTTGGCAGTGCCCACCGCGCTCATGCTTCGACCGAGGGGGTGACCAAGTACTTCTCCAAGTGCGCAGCCGGCTACCTCATGCAGAGGGAGCTTCTCTATCTGAGCAAGGCCCTGGAGTCCCCAGCCAAGCCCTTTGTCGCCATCATGGGCGGCGCGAAGATTTCCGACAAGATCGAGCTGATCGAGAACTTCCTCGGAAACGTGGACTCCTTGCTTGTAGGCGGCGCCATGGCCTACACGTTCCTGAAGGCTCGTGGCGTCGCGGTAGGCTCGTCCCTTGTGGAGGCGGACAAGCTTGACCTCGCTGCCCAGCTCTTGCAGCGAGCGCAGCAGCGCGGCGTGGAGCTGTTGCTTCCTGTGGACCATGTGGCGGCGCCGAGTGCGGAGGCCGAAGCCGACGCGAAGGTCATTGACGGGGAGACCATCCCGGAAGGCCTGATGGGTCTGGACATAGGGCCCAAAACCATTGACCAATTCAAGAAGAAGATACTTGGAGCGCGCACGGTGGTCTGGAACGGGCCGCTTGGGATGTTCGAGAAGGGAGCCTTCGCCGAGGGGACGATGGAAATCGCCAAGGCCCTCGCCGATGCCACGGCTCGCGGTGCAGTCACCATTGTCGGCGGCGGCGACAGTGCGGCAGCCATCGCCAAGGCCAAGCTGGCGGACAAGGTGTCGCACGTGTCCACAGGCGGGGGAGCTTCGCTGGAGTTCCTGTCGGGGCTCAAGCTTCCGGGCGTTGAGGCCTTGACTGAAGCTTAGGCCTTCAGGGATAGGCGCTGGGGTTGCGCCACACACCACGCCGATCCAGCGCCCTTCCCATTTGTGGGAACGCGTGCCGCCGTTCGTCCCAGAACTTGGAATGATTCGGCTGGCGAGGCGTGGGGCAACGCTTCGGGCCTCGTAAGCCTTGTGAAACCAAAGGGCCAGCGTGCACCGTTGCGCCATTGGTGCCAGTGTTTTGGCATGAGGTTTGATAGGGTTGCGCGCCTGAACTGGTCTGGAATGCGCAAGCAAGAGAAGGAGTGCCTCGGTGAGCAAGGTCCTCACGACGTGTCCTTTCTGCGGGTGCGGATGTGGTGTCTTTCTGGCTGTCGAGGGGGAAAGAGTCTTAGGGGTAGCGCCGCAACGTCGACACCCTGTGAGCAGGGGGACCCTCTGCGTGAAAGGGTGGAACGGGCATCAGATCATCCACCATCCCGGCCGCTTACGCAGGCCCCTCATCAAGAAGAACGGCAAGTTTCAGGAGGCGTCTTGGGACACGGCGCTCTCCCTGGTAGCCAAGTCCCTCAAAAGCTTTGAGCCCGCGCACCTCGGCGTGGTCGGTTCACCGAAGTGCACCAACGAGGACGCCTACCTGCTGATGAAGCTTACCCGCGGGGTGCTGGGTACCGACAACTTGGACACGGCCGCCCGATTCTACCAAGCCCCCAGCCTGCATGCACTTAGTGCCCAACTCGGTCTCGCCGCTGCTACTGCCTCCCTTACTGACATTGAACAGGCCGACGTGGTGCTCGTGGTGGGCGCGAATCCTAAGGAGCAAAGCGCCAAGGCGGGGTCGTACGTGCTGTGGGCTGCGCGTCACGGTGCCCAGGTAGTGGTTGTGGACCCGAGAGAGACTGAGCTTTCCCACTTTGCTGCCCTTCATTTGCGCCCCAAGCCTGGCAGCGACGTGGTTTGGCTCAACGCGCTGTGCAATTGGTTGATTCGCAGTAATCGCCAGGTTGCGGAAGCTCGCGGCGTCAATGCCCTGGCCAAGGCGTTGGAATCCTTCACGCCGGAGAGTGCCGCGCAGCTCTGCGGAGTCCCTGCGGAGCAGCTGGCAAGGCTCGGCGAAATCGTCAGCGGCGCGCAGCGGTTGCTCGTTCTCTATGGGAACGGAGTTACCCAGCAGGCTTCGGGCACTGAGGCAGTCAAGGCGCTGGTTAATCTGCTCGTGCTCACCGGCAACATTGGCAAAGCAGGGGCGGGCCTCTTGCCGCTCCACCCGGCTAACAACATGCAGGGTGTGCTGGATATGGGGCTGGCCCCAGGCTTCTTGCCCGGTTTCGCCCAGCTGGAGGACCGTGAGGCCGCTTCCCGCCTGGGCGAGGTCGTTCCTGGCGTGCTGCCCAAGAAGCCAGGTTTGACACTTGGCGAGATGCTCCAGGCTACCGGCGACCAGATAAAGGCCATGTACGTGGTCGGCGAAAATCTGCTGTGGGGTGCGCCTAA
This genomic window from Calditrichota bacterium contains:
- a CDS encoding NUDIX hydrolase codes for the protein MRNSVRYRFCPACGETLHRRELEGRERLVCGECGFVHYENPVPAVGVVVVDDGRFLLVKRKYAPKQGMWSLPAGFMEIDETPIQTAVREAREETGLEVRVGPLLGVYAGDDDPRVRVVLIVYKAEIIGGKLVAGDDAEEARFFPVSEPLPEMAFASHCRVLQEVARQLREGTD
- a CDS encoding phosphoglycerate kinase → MAKLSIDDLDLKGKRVLMRVDFNVPLTADLKVADDTRIRAALPSIKKVVDAGGMAILMSHLGRPKGQVKEEMRLRPAAARLSELLGREVKMAPDCVGPEVEAMVAAMKPGDVLMLENLRFHKAETDNDPEFAKQLAKLGDVYVNDAFGSAHRAHASTEGVTKYFSKCAAGYLMQRELLYLSKALESPAKPFVAIMGGAKISDKIELIENFLGNVDSLLVGGAMAYTFLKARGVAVGSSLVEADKLDLAAQLLQRAQQRGVELLLPVDHVAAPSAEAEADAKVIDGETIPEGLMGLDIGPKTIDQFKKKILGARTVVWNGPLGMFEKGAFAEGTMEIAKALADATARGAVTIVGGGDSAAAIAKAKLADKVSHVSTGGGASLEFLSGLKLPGVEALTEA
- a CDS encoding molybdopterin-dependent oxidoreductase, with the protein product MSKVLTTCPFCGCGCGVFLAVEGERVLGVAPQRRHPVSRGTLCVKGWNGHQIIHHPGRLRRPLIKKNGKFQEASWDTALSLVAKSLKSFEPAHLGVVGSPKCTNEDAYLLMKLTRGVLGTDNLDTAARFYQAPSLHALSAQLGLAAATASLTDIEQADVVLVVGANPKEQSAKAGSYVLWAARHGAQVVVVDPRETELSHFAALHLRPKPGSDVVWLNALCNWLIRSNRQVAEARGVNALAKALESFTPESAAQLCGVPAEQLARLGEIVSGAQRLLVLYGNGVTQQASGTEAVKALVNLLVLTGNIGKAGAGLLPLHPANNMQGVLDMGLAPGFLPGFAQLEDREAASRLGEVVPGVLPKKPGLTLGEMLQATGDQIKAMYVVGENLLWGAPNSGVVKAALERLEFLVVQDLFLTETAELAHVVLPACSYAEKDGTFTNLERRIQRVRAAIPPVGEAKPDWEIFLALAKKLGARMSYRSPAEIFAEIATVNPWYQGITYQDLDQPGGLQWPVQQPMPSLAEAKLSAARYFPPSELPDQNYPFTLVIGRGRVHRVSGTLVSRSFTLAKEYPEGVLEVNTDDAKELGLRSGWKARVTTPRGTIERTVQVTRGVPPKVVFVSLHHKNGLTNVLANDKLEQQSKIPEMKVCAARVEVA
- a CDS encoding histone deacetylase — encoded protein: MAGQRGVSVARTGLVYDPTFLAHRVSSLHPEQPARLQAVIGALEETGLLEKLTVLAPRPAELEELTTVHAADYVERVRQACARGDGFLDSLDTEICPDSFLAAKLAAGAALSAVDAVVEGKVDNAFCAVRPPGHHATHAKAMGFCIFNNVAIAARHLQRVHGVERVLIVDWDVHHGNGTQEAFYGDETVFYFSVHRYPYYPGTGAASETGEGRGKGFTLNVPLPAGADDGIYQKVFQEKLLPEAKLFHPDFVLISAGFDPHHADPLGGMRLTEEGFRAMLRVILEVASLTCGGKVVSVLEGGYHLEALRTCVCDHIAMLLAC
- a CDS encoding protein-L-isoaspartate(D-aspartate) O-methyltransferase, whose protein sequence is MVESQIAARGIKDRLVLEAMRKVPRHLFVPENLRDSAYDDSPLPIGHGQTISQPYIVAFMTECLRLKGGERVLEVGTGSGYQAAVLAEIVDSVFSIEIVGDLALQAKERLKSLGYKNVDVRQGDGYRGLPDKAPFDAIIVTAAPDHVPQPLVQQLKVGGRMVIPVGSMYQELVVVTKLDEQRVKEESVLPVRFVPMTGEAERKPHHRN
- a CDS encoding endonuclease V; its protein translation is MARLLREGEPFDGPIATVAAGDVAYAHQGDTAWAAVVLCKMPDLCLIEFALVKESVSFPYVPGLLSFREGPALLKAFSLLSAKPDVALFDGQGTAHPRGLGLASHVGLCLGLPTVGCAKSRLVGEHGPVGMERGAISWLMFNGQRVGAAVRTRAGVKPVYVSAGYRTSQERAVEVVLATCAGYRLPEPLRQAHLLASRWRDSEE
- a CDS encoding Mth938-like domain-containing protein — encoded protein: MRVESYRFGQIVIDGATYDRDLIIRPGGIVPDWWRKEGHKLQPVDIEEVLRSDKPELLIVGTGKYGLMRVLPETVQLLREHGVELVAARTDEAVEKFNAVAGTKRVVAAFHLTC
- the rpiB gene encoding ribose 5-phosphate isomerase B, whose amino-acid sequence is MKKVLTEKDVLRANKDGRREILLDADGVITPAAADTARRLGIVVKREGERFARLTRPVVATAEVAATISLGSDHAGLGLKEFLRTLLAGEGFRVVDRGAFDETPVDYPDIAVQVAQDVARRRAWRGIVIDGAGIGSAIVANKLPGIRAATCASVEAARSSREHNDANILALGSRMVDQETAAQIVRVWLTTDFGGGRHERRLKKIEKIERRYLRG